ACAATCCGCCCCACGGCGGTCCGGCCGGGACCGACGTCACCGCCTGGATCGAGAAGCGGGCCAACGCACTGCTCGAAGACACCCGCACAGTGCCGCGCATCTCCCTGACCCGGGCATTGAAGCAGGGCCTGTGCCGGGAGCACGACTTCATCCGTCCCTATGTCCTTGATCTGGAAAACGCCATCGACATGCAGGCCATCCGGAATGCGGGCATCGGCATCGGCGTGGACCCTCTGGGCGGCGCAGGGCTTCCCTTTTGGGAGCCCATTGCCGAGCATTACGGCCTCGACATCAAGGTGGTCAGCACGGTGCTGGACCCGGCCTTCATGTTCATGAGCCTCGACAAGGACGGCAAAATCCGCATGGATTGCTCATCGTCCCATGCCATGGCCAAGCTCATCGCCATGAAGGACTCCTTTTCCATCGCCTTCGCCAACGACCCCGACGCCGACCGACACGGCATCGTCACCGCCGGGCATGGGCTCCTGAATCCGAATCACTACATCTCCGTGGCCATCGACTATCTGCTCGCGCACCGTCCTGGCTGGTCGCCCTCGGCGCAGGTGGGCAAGACTCTGGTCACCAGTTCCATGGTCGACCGCGTGGTGGCGGCGCATGGGCGCGGAGTGCGGGAAGTGCCGGTGGGATTCAAGTGGTTTGTGGATGACCTTCTGGCCGGAACCTGCTGCTTCGGCGGCGAGGAGAGCGCCGGGGCATCCTTCCTGCGCCGCAATGGCGAGGCCTGGACCACGGACAAGGACGGGATTCTGCTGAACCTGCTCGCCGCCGAGATCACCGCCGTCACCGGCAAGGACCCCGG
The Desulfomicrobium apsheronum genome window above contains:
- the pgm gene encoding phosphoglucomutase (alpha-D-glucose-1,6-bisphosphate-dependent); its protein translation is MAVHPLAGASVPESMRINVPRLISDYYTLAPDPSQADQLVAFGTSGHRGCAFKASFNEPHILAITQAVCEYRASRGIDGPLFVGMDPHALSEPALRTVLEVLAAAGADCRFQQGFGYTPTPVISHAILTYNRGRASGLADGLIITPSHNPPEDGGIKYNPPHGGPAGTDVTAWIEKRANALLEDTRTVPRISLTRALKQGLCREHDFIRPYVLDLENAIDMQAIRNAGIGIGVDPLGGAGLPFWEPIAEHYGLDIKVVSTVLDPAFMFMSLDKDGKIRMDCSSSHAMAKLIAMKDSFSIAFANDPDADRHGIVTAGHGLLNPNHYISVAIDYLLAHRPGWSPSAQVGKTLVTSSMVDRVVAAHGRGVREVPVGFKWFVDDLLAGTCCFGGEESAGASFLRRNGEAWTTDKDGILLNLLAAEITAVTGKDPGDIYAELESRHGSPIYERLQAPAGMAQKKLLSSLSAEQVTSAELAGEPILAKITHAPGNGAAIGGLKVVTKNGWFAARPSGTEDMYKIYVESFLGREHLERIKTEAQDMVDGVLNG